From one bacterium genomic stretch:
- a CDS encoding tetratricopeptide repeat protein, with amino-acid sequence MKLALVLVLLMCKSVLANTVFEAGLLAYNKEDWTGAIQQWESITASGQTSASVEYNLGNAYFRLGNIERAILHYERSLKLNPGDDDAIKNLALANRGIVDQIATAPKLGVWSYLISVRDYFSLGLLRTLLIVSNACLAVIVGVIIYANDRVREIANRAVLLFAGLAVIVLFLYSWRSSALTNPYAIVMVEKTDVYSSPSENSTQLFSLHAGTKVSIGEKLSAWTEIQLTDGRKGWIASDDVETI; translated from the coding sequence GTGAAACTGGCACTTGTGTTGGTCCTTCTCATGTGCAAGTCTGTACTTGCTAACACAGTATTTGAAGCGGGACTGCTGGCATACAATAAGGAGGACTGGACAGGCGCAATTCAACAGTGGGAGAGTATTACGGCTTCCGGACAGACTAGTGCATCTGTTGAGTATAATCTTGGGAATGCTTATTTTCGACTAGGTAATATTGAACGCGCAATTCTGCATTACGAGCGTTCGCTCAAACTAAATCCCGGTGACGATGACGCAATCAAGAATCTGGCGCTTGCGAATCGAGGCATAGTTGATCAGATTGCGACCGCGCCGAAACTTGGTGTTTGGAGCTACTTGATATCAGTTCGAGATTATTTTTCGCTAGGATTGTTGAGAACTTTGTTGATTGTCTCGAACGCCTGTCTGGCGGTTATCGTTGGAGTTATAATTTATGCCAACGACAGAGTACGTGAAATCGCCAATCGAGCTGTGCTTTTGTTTGCCGGATTGGCGGTTATTGTCCTTTTTCTTTATTCCTGGCGCAGCAGTGCACTGACGAACCCTTACGCGATTGTAATGGTCGAGAAAACGGATGTATACTCGAGTCCATCTGAGAATTCTACTCAACTTTTCTCGTTGCATGCCGGCACCAAGGTTTCAATAGGTGAGAAGCTTTCTGCCTGGACAGAGATACAGCTCACTGATGGTCGAAAGGGTTGGATAGCCAGTGATGATGTTGAGACTATTTGA
- a CDS encoding tetratricopeptide repeat protein, translating to MTVAFAIVMLLAEIVIAGLPSREVSKGNESALAGQSDQAQYHYVKALEFGADTSIVMYNLGNVMYNSGEYDRAVKVYGAALDSSRSHDQLRNTFYNLGNSHLQAQKYDEAIASYIEALRHDPTDMDAKQNLELALKLRRESQNQQEKQDQNQQEKSDDQKQEQNNESQNNKQDDKQPQQDQDQAQQNEQQPADSNQSSPEPVPQQQMSKEEAEQLLNALLQDEQNTLEHVRKAKVAQRKKRVKDW from the coding sequence GTGACAGTTGCTTTCGCAATAGTAATGTTGCTTGCTGAAATCGTTATTGCGGGATTGCCCTCTCGTGAAGTAAGTAAAGGTAATGAGTCTGCACTTGCCGGGCAGTCGGATCAAGCACAGTATCACTATGTAAAGGCCCTCGAATTTGGTGCCGATACTTCTATCGTGATGTATAATCTTGGCAATGTGATGTACAATTCCGGAGAGTATGATCGAGCAGTTAAAGTATATGGCGCTGCATTGGACTCATCAAGATCTCATGATCAGTTGCGCAACACTTTCTATAATTTGGGCAACTCACACCTTCAAGCTCAGAAGTATGATGAAGCCATAGCCTCGTATATTGAAGCACTTCGCCATGATCCTACCGATATGGATGCAAAGCAGAATCTTGAATTGGCGTTGAAATTGAGACGCGAGTCACAGAATCAGCAAGAAAAGCAGGATCAGAATCAGCAAGAGAAGAGTGACGATCAGAAGCAGGAACAGAATAACGAATCACAGAACAATAAACAGGATGATAAGCAGCCGCAGCAAGATCAGGATCAAGCGCAGCAAAACGAACAGCAACCTGCTGATTCGAACCAAAGTTCGCCTGAACCTGTGCCGCAGCAGCAAATGTCAAAGGAAGAAGCTGAGCAATTGCTTAACGCCCTTTTGCAGGATGAACAGAACACACTTGAACATGTAAGGAAAGCTAAAGTTGCCCAACGCAAGAAGCGTGTAAAGGATTGGTAA
- a CDS encoding VWA domain-containing protein: MNFANPEFFWLLLILPVLAYINFFRERERLTDFRFPTLVHVSALAKTFRVKTRHIPFLLRSLALILLTVALARPQEFDSESKRSIEGIDIVLCIDISTSMDAEDLKPDRLEAAKRVAAQFVEKRDHDRIGIVPFAAQSFTQVPLTTDHKVVLSLLSQIQMRMVEDGTAIGMALATAANRLRESDAKSKVVILLTDGQNNRGEIDPVTAAQAAKALGIRIYSIGVGTRGMAPYPIETVFGKRYQNVQVNIDEEMLKQIATETGGRYYRATDEATLSHIYDEIDRLERTKIQVEEYKETAELFGPWLSTALFCLVLEAILGLTWYRKLP; the protein is encoded by the coding sequence ATGAACTTTGCGAATCCCGAATTCTTCTGGTTGCTGCTAATTCTGCCAGTTTTAGCCTACATAAACTTCTTTCGTGAAAGAGAGAGGCTGACAGATTTCAGATTTCCAACTCTGGTGCATGTTTCAGCGCTTGCAAAGACTTTTCGCGTCAAAACCCGGCACATTCCGTTCCTTTTGCGGTCCCTGGCCTTGATTTTACTTACAGTTGCGCTTGCCAGACCGCAAGAATTTGACAGCGAAAGCAAACGGTCGATTGAAGGTATAGACATTGTTCTTTGCATTGATATTTCAACGTCAATGGATGCGGAGGATCTGAAACCTGACCGCCTTGAAGCCGCCAAACGCGTCGCCGCCCAATTCGTCGAAAAACGCGATCATGACCGAATCGGAATCGTACCGTTTGCAGCACAGAGTTTTACGCAAGTGCCTCTAACAACCGACCATAAAGTTGTATTGAGCCTTCTGAGCCAGATCCAAATGAGAATGGTTGAAGATGGAACGGCAATTGGAATGGCACTGGCCACTGCGGCTAATCGTCTCAGAGAGTCGGACGCGAAGTCAAAGGTAGTCATACTTCTCACTGATGGGCAGAATAACCGTGGCGAAATAGACCCTGTGACGGCCGCTCAAGCGGCAAAAGCCCTTGGCATAAGAATTTATTCAATTGGCGTTGGCACACGTGGAATGGCTCCATATCCGATCGAAACCGTGTTCGGAAAACGGTACCAAAACGTGCAAGTGAACATTGACGAAGAAATGCTAAAGCAAATAGCCACGGAGACAGGTGGGCGTTACTACCGAGCGACGGACGAAGCGACCCTATCTCACATTTATGACGAGATCGACAGGCTCGAGCGAACGAAGATTCAAGTTGAGGAGTACAAAGAGACCGCAGAGTTGTTCGGTCCATGGCTATCAACTGCTCTCTTTTGCCTTGTGCTCGAGGCGATTCTTGGTCTGACTTGGTACAGGAAGCTGCCATGA
- a CDS encoding protein BatD: protein MFYAALTLLLLASNVWAQIEFRANASASSIAAGQTFEVTFTIIGAATGVPTPQPKEFSNLDLVGGPSTSTQTSIVNGRVSSEKSFTYYFRANSPGKAVIGAVQANIKGRIYTTAPIEIQVTPAGERARGGQREEVFIQVVPDKREAFVGEEIVLTYKLYFATSVYAPEFKELPKTPGFWMEEFDMPSQLVPRDEVVDGQSYKSVVIRKVALFGTTSGELTVDPLTAVVQVERRQGSRGRTNDPFNDPFFSFGRRRESVEVSCRSLTLRIKPLPDDGKPVGDIAVGRYSVSARLDKNQCETNDAVTLSILVRGTGNIKTLPIPKVRIPTDFEVFDPKTVDQIKRGPDHISGSKTYEYVIIPRAAGSQIIPPVSLTFFDPETRRYEEVSSPELRLEVQRGANRVSDNSLPVASKREVQSIGQDIAYVKNSIGTLTIADRLPHNTSGFWIGLASPWVLLAGAVFAVRRRERFGQTSGARRQKLLKSLRTKLTTAEEAMVGRKQVDATRIVSDAVTAIAREWTGIKSPTATIEEFALAWHEHGLPDSLWVALVNAKETCERMRFAGGTTVSAELGSAIGELKKVCMELEGNGK from the coding sequence ATGTTCTACGCGGCACTCACTCTACTGTTGTTGGCATCAAATGTATGGGCCCAAATTGAGTTTAGGGCGAATGCGAGTGCATCTTCGATTGCGGCCGGTCAAACTTTTGAAGTTACATTTACGATTATCGGCGCGGCAACGGGTGTTCCAACGCCTCAGCCAAAGGAATTCTCAAATCTGGATCTTGTCGGCGGACCATCCACATCGACGCAAACAAGCATAGTCAACGGGAGAGTTTCCTCCGAAAAGAGCTTCACATATTATTTTCGGGCAAATTCACCCGGCAAGGCCGTAATCGGAGCCGTGCAGGCGAACATAAAAGGCAGAATCTACACCACTGCACCCATTGAGATACAAGTCACGCCCGCAGGCGAGCGTGCGCGTGGGGGCCAGCGTGAAGAAGTTTTCATCCAGGTCGTTCCGGATAAGCGCGAGGCATTTGTTGGCGAAGAGATTGTTCTGACTTACAAACTCTATTTCGCAACTTCTGTTTATGCGCCTGAATTCAAGGAATTGCCGAAGACACCCGGGTTCTGGATGGAAGAATTCGACATGCCATCTCAGCTTGTGCCACGGGATGAAGTCGTTGACGGTCAAAGTTACAAGTCGGTTGTCATTCGCAAGGTTGCGTTGTTCGGTACTACGTCTGGAGAATTGACGGTTGATCCGTTAACTGCAGTTGTTCAAGTTGAACGAAGACAGGGCTCACGCGGACGCACCAATGATCCTTTCAACGACCCCTTTTTCAGTTTTGGAAGGCGAAGAGAATCGGTTGAAGTCTCATGCCGTTCATTAACCCTGCGCATAAAGCCTTTGCCTGATGATGGAAAGCCAGTCGGTGACATTGCCGTTGGTCGGTATTCAGTTTCGGCGAGGCTTGACAAGAACCAGTGTGAAACTAATGATGCTGTGACATTGTCGATTCTTGTCCGGGGTACTGGGAATATTAAGACGCTACCGATTCCAAAAGTGAGGATTCCAACCGACTTTGAAGTGTTTGACCCTAAGACTGTTGATCAGATCAAACGTGGACCTGATCACATAAGCGGCAGCAAAACCTATGAGTATGTAATCATTCCCCGTGCCGCCGGGTCACAAATTATTCCTCCTGTTTCGCTTACATTTTTTGATCCTGAAACTCGAAGATACGAGGAAGTGTCTTCTCCAGAGTTACGATTGGAGGTTCAACGTGGAGCAAACAGGGTAAGCGATAATTCCTTACCGGTCGCAAGTAAACGAGAAGTTCAATCCATCGGTCAAGACATAGCCTATGTGAAGAACTCTATTGGTACACTCACAATCGCTGATCGCTTGCCGCACAATACTTCGGGCTTCTGGATCGGATTGGCAAGTCCATGGGTATTGCTTGCAGGCGCTGTATTTGCCGTCCGCCGTCGCGAGAGGTTCGGTCAAACTTCAGGTGCGCGGAGACAGAAACTACTGAAGTCATTGCGCACTAAATTGACCACGGCGGAAGAGGCAATGGTGGGGAGGAAACAAGTCGACGCAACAAGAATCGTTTCGGATGCAGTAACTGCGATTGCCCGTGAGTGGACTGGAATAAAAAGTCCTACTGCTACGATCGAGGAGTTTGCGCTTGCCTGGCACGAGCATGGTCTCCCCGATTCACTGTGGGTGGCTCTTGTCAATGCAAAGGAGACCTGCGAGCGAATGAGGTTTGCCGGTGGTACGACAGTTTCTGCGGAGTTAGGATCGGCAATTGGAGAATTGAAGAAAGTGTGCATGGAGTTGGAGGGGAACGGAAAGTGA
- a CDS encoding VWA domain-containing protein, giving the protein MIKFESPELLWLLLLVPVVLVGWIVLLRRSQKDAQRVVPSPNLIRVAYGQSETRKWLRMSIWLLAFSLLIIAVARPQIGTRLEEIKREGVDVLIAVDLSFSMLSEDFSPSRLESAKFAIQKFVNGLNGDRVGLIAFAGSAVYHCPLTTDYGAVKLLNRVLSPSIVPEPGTAVADAIRMAIQTFDEHAESKSKVLIIITDGEDHEDAAIDAASEANASGIKVYTIGMGTPNGSPIPLIDAAGRRAGYKKDQNGQVIVSQLNETHLAEIAEAGGGVYQRANPGGKELDLIWENLSEMEKTEFGQMQFAGYEDRFAYFAIPALFLLVLEFLIGERIGQFSGFVFKPRRAK; this is encoded by the coding sequence ATGATCAAGTTTGAATCCCCTGAGCTTCTTTGGCTACTCCTGCTTGTACCGGTCGTCTTGGTTGGCTGGATTGTTTTGTTGCGAAGAAGTCAGAAGGATGCGCAAAGAGTTGTTCCAAGTCCGAATCTGATTCGAGTCGCGTACGGACAGTCGGAAACCAGAAAATGGTTGCGGATGTCAATATGGTTGCTCGCCTTCTCACTTCTTATTATTGCCGTGGCACGGCCGCAGATAGGAACAAGGCTCGAAGAGATAAAGCGCGAAGGAGTCGACGTATTGATTGCGGTTGACCTTTCTTTCAGCATGTTGAGCGAGGATTTTTCACCCTCTAGACTTGAGAGCGCGAAGTTTGCCATACAGAAGTTTGTGAATGGCCTCAACGGGGATCGTGTTGGCTTGATAGCATTTGCAGGGAGCGCTGTTTATCATTGCCCGTTGACCACGGACTATGGCGCTGTAAAGCTGCTCAATCGTGTATTGTCGCCTTCGATTGTACCTGAACCGGGCACGGCAGTAGCTGACGCAATTCGCATGGCGATCCAAACTTTTGACGAGCACGCGGAGTCGAAAAGCAAGGTTCTAATTATCATCACTGACGGAGAAGATCACGAAGATGCGGCAATAGACGCCGCGTCTGAAGCTAACGCTTCCGGCATAAAAGTCTACACGATAGGAATGGGCACTCCAAATGGGTCACCGATACCGTTGATCGACGCTGCCGGTCGACGCGCCGGATACAAGAAAGACCAGAACGGGCAAGTGATTGTATCACAACTGAATGAAACGCATTTGGCAGAAATAGCAGAGGCAGGGGGGGGAGTGTATCAGCGCGCTAACCCCGGCGGCAAGGAACTTGACTTGATTTGGGAAAACCTAAGCGAGATGGAGAAAACCGAGTTTGGGCAAATGCAGTTCGCGGGTTACGAAGATCGATTCGCGTACTTTGCAATTCCTGCACTCTTTCTATTAGTCCTTGAGTTCCTGATTGGGGAGCGTATCGGCCAATTCTCTGGATTTGTCTTTAAGCCGAGGAGGGCAAAGTGA
- a CDS encoding glycosyltransferase family 2 protein, with translation MTPRPLVTIIILNYNGLKFLPRCLESLGKTVYAPVEIVVADNGSSDGSLEYVRKQHPDVRVLEFGTNYGYSGAYNRAIHVVSGKYCVLLNFDVEVEPGWLDDAIEFMEQDSSIAAAQPKLKQYQDHDRFEYSGGSGGFLDAYGFPFVRGRIFDETEPDSGQYDDPVEVFWATGASLIVRRETFLKVGGLDEDFFMHMEELDLCWRIWLNGQRIVVVPKGVVYHWAGAALSADRVRKMYLNHRNSLAMMIKNYGLRNLCFRLPVRLLLDWVAFFVSPFKGEPKRSLAIMWAHAYILAAIPRILQKRRGVQAERIVSDEDLQHVILPISIVYRYYVRKQKTYTQLRKNS, from the coding sequence ATGACCCCGCGCCCGCTTGTCACCATCATAATCTTAAATTACAACGGGTTAAAGTTCCTTCCAAGATGTCTCGAAAGCCTTGGAAAGACAGTATATGCACCCGTTGAAATAGTAGTAGCGGACAATGGATCGAGTGACGGCAGCCTTGAATACGTCCGCAAACAACATCCTGACGTCAGAGTACTCGAATTCGGGACTAACTACGGCTACAGTGGTGCGTATAACCGTGCAATTCACGTAGTCAGTGGTAAGTATTGTGTTTTATTGAACTTCGATGTCGAAGTAGAGCCTGGTTGGCTGGATGATGCGATTGAGTTCATGGAGCAAGACTCCTCGATTGCGGCGGCGCAACCCAAGCTTAAGCAGTATCAAGATCACGATCGCTTTGAATACTCTGGCGGATCTGGCGGATTCTTGGATGCTTACGGCTTTCCATTCGTCCGGGGCAGGATTTTTGATGAAACGGAGCCGGACAGTGGGCAGTATGATGATCCCGTTGAGGTGTTTTGGGCAACTGGAGCATCTCTTATCGTCAGACGTGAGACTTTCCTCAAGGTCGGGGGGCTTGACGAGGACTTCTTCATGCACATGGAAGAACTCGACTTGTGTTGGCGAATTTGGCTAAATGGCCAGAGAATTGTTGTGGTACCCAAGGGGGTAGTGTATCATTGGGCCGGTGCCGCGCTGTCTGCTGATCGAGTGCGCAAGATGTATCTGAACCATCGGAACAGCCTTGCCATGATGATCAAGAATTATGGGCTGCGAAATCTTTGCTTCAGACTGCCCGTCCGGTTATTACTCGATTGGGTCGCTTTTTTTGTGTCTCCCTTCAAAGGCGAACCAAAGAGGTCCTTGGCAATAATGTGGGCTCATGCTTACATCTTGGCTGCAATTCCGCGAATCCTTCAGAAGAGAAGGGGAGTGCAGGCTGAACGAATTGTCAGTGATGAAGACCTTCAACATGTCATTTTGCCAATTTCAATTGTGTATCGCTATTACGTTCGGAAGCAGAAGACGTACACTCAATTAAGAAAGAACTCGTGA
- the purE gene encoding 5-(carboxyamino)imidazole ribonucleotide mutase, translating into MATDILILLGSESDREQFDDTAKYAEFFGLTWSLEVISAHRNPDRLVNRIAEAEQQGTEVLIACAGMAAHLAGACAAHSVLPVIGVPGAGSTLGGLDALLSTVQMPAGVPVATVAIGKAGARNAVILAAQILAVKQPEIREKLRDFKKAGARL; encoded by the coding sequence ATGGCCACAGATATTTTGATCCTGCTTGGATCCGAAAGCGATCGCGAACAGTTTGACGATACGGCAAAGTATGCTGAGTTTTTCGGACTGACTTGGTCCTTGGAAGTAATCTCAGCACACAGGAATCCTGACCGACTCGTAAATAGGATTGCCGAAGCAGAGCAGCAAGGAACAGAGGTGTTAATCGCCTGCGCCGGGATGGCTGCCCATCTCGCGGGTGCGTGCGCCGCGCATTCCGTACTTCCGGTTATCGGAGTGCCCGGTGCGGGATCCACACTGGGTGGATTGGACGCACTGCTTTCCACTGTTCAGATGCCTGCCGGAGTGCCGGTAGCCACGGTTGCAATTGGAAAAGCGGGCGCACGCAATGCTGTCATTCTCGCAGCGCAAATCCTTGCGGTCAAGCAGCCTGAAATCAGAGAGAAGTTGCGCGATTTCAAAAAGGCCGGAGCTCGATTGTGA
- a CDS encoding SPOR domain-containing protein encodes MMLRLFERIVLSIPVVMTVIAMFGVTSCGSTRSVLHRPSGAATSIDSTLLLIDPWSLGPDVFQQDTFGNYPNPQADVESRLGAETIIGARGVASDSTGVQSRGDGKLVVTDSVLNVSQAAVLPAIETPSVSYFTVQLGTFLDRDKADEFCARANAVLGITGKILSDWPFFRIRFGEFLSRESADSLYRVAMAGGFYDARVLKITN; translated from the coding sequence ATGATGTTGAGACTATTTGAGAGAATCGTGTTGAGCATTCCAGTTGTAATGACTGTGATTGCCATGTTTGGCGTCACAAGCTGTGGTTCAACCCGGTCTGTACTTCATCGTCCGTCCGGAGCAGCAACTTCAATTGATTCGACACTTTTACTAATTGATCCGTGGTCACTCGGACCGGATGTGTTTCAACAGGATACGTTTGGAAACTATCCGAATCCACAGGCTGACGTTGAAAGCAGATTAGGTGCTGAAACGATAATAGGTGCAAGAGGCGTTGCTTCAGATTCTACTGGTGTTCAGAGTCGTGGCGATGGAAAACTGGTTGTAACAGACTCAGTATTGAACGTTTCCCAAGCGGCTGTCTTGCCAGCAATAGAGACGCCATCTGTGTCTTATTTCACTGTTCAGCTGGGTACATTCCTTGACCGCGATAAGGCTGATGAATTCTGTGCCCGTGCGAACGCTGTGCTCGGGATAACAGGAAAGATTTTAAGTGACTGGCCATTCTTCAGGATCAGATTTGGCGAATTCTTAAGCAGAGAATCTGCGGATTCCTTGTACCGAGTAGCTATGGCTGGCGGATTCTATGATGCACGCGTCCTAAAAATTACCAATTAG
- a CDS encoding DUF2723 domain-containing protein — translation MKLDTKWWFAAAVFAISLVVYSLTMADTVSFWDCGEFAACSYTLSVPHPPGSPLFLLVGRVFSMVPISSDIAVRVTWMSVLSSAFAILLAFLIIVRLIRIFRGREESEIDKLLVYGGAMIGSLTLAFSYSMWFNAVESEVYAMSQLLTHLVVWLILVWHEKADEPGNERLLLLIGYVVGLATGVHLLMILAIPALALVMYFRRRQFELKSFVGLIVATGLVFILVYPGVVKWLPALASRFESLYAPLIVVLLLGGIFWWAVKERHGIIGTAMAGLLLVIIGYSTYTMIYIRSGLNPPIDENDPETPAAFLSYLNREQYGDRAMFPRVWKGNPAYSSEWDFFWDYQINKMFNRYLLWQFVGREGAPQQEFQDAGVDPKYSILSLLSSSPAGILRWLAILTCAPLLLGFWGFFHQYGRDRNGWLVVATIFFMTGYAIILYLNQDDPQPRERDYSYVGAFFAFALWIGFGAYAALEWVSKKLKGSKQAVIGALALLLILSPGILLARNYSMNDRSGNAVAWDYSYNTLMSCAPNGILFTNGDNDTFPVWYLQEVEGVRKDVRIVNLSLLNTGWYIKQLRDREPKVPISFNDTYIDRYIDGQDAQALLSRYWPAEKRRVELNTPQGRMSWDVPGAMYIQYKQGESREPNFLRVQDQMILDILRTNYDPAKTANPRPIYFSVTVANTNMIGLRDYLSMEGLVFRVSPGGSGRGIDHEKLRENILVVFKDHFRGIDDPSVHFDDNVSKLLQNYRSAFLQLAYHYRSTPDPAGFQPRQFSSLSEQLANFDQLSNRDKALALMRRMDELIPESVRPISNVELSLQIGRMFSDLGDTEELRRRLDWAEQRSDLPFDARLRIAGSYAGQLKDKARAAEIARASLGENPTAEQLYSAGSTMYGSEAFDMAAEFFERVMQLDPRNGQAVGGLLQSYERLGQTEKAITLLENWLVTTPNDASARRRLEDLRGRVAVRDTNSAQ, via the coding sequence GTGAAATTAGATACGAAGTGGTGGTTCGCCGCCGCCGTTTTTGCAATATCGCTGGTGGTCTATTCGTTGACCATGGCGGACACCGTCTCGTTTTGGGACTGTGGTGAATTTGCTGCTTGTTCTTATACCTTGTCTGTTCCGCATCCACCGGGCTCACCGTTGTTTCTACTTGTCGGCCGGGTGTTCTCGATGGTTCCGATTTCTTCGGACATTGCTGTCCGTGTGACCTGGATGTCCGTTCTCTCAAGCGCATTTGCTATTCTTCTGGCTTTCTTGATCATCGTACGCTTGATTCGAATATTCCGTGGACGCGAGGAGTCTGAGATTGACAAACTCCTTGTTTACGGTGGTGCCATGATAGGCTCGCTGACTCTCGCGTTTTCGTATTCGATGTGGTTTAATGCAGTAGAGTCTGAAGTTTATGCAATGAGCCAGTTGCTGACACATCTGGTGGTCTGGCTGATTCTGGTTTGGCATGAAAAGGCAGATGAGCCGGGTAACGAACGCTTGCTGCTGTTGATCGGTTATGTTGTTGGGCTTGCGACTGGTGTCCATTTGCTCATGATCCTCGCAATTCCCGCGCTGGCATTGGTGATGTACTTCCGCCGCCGCCAGTTCGAGTTGAAAAGTTTTGTCGGCTTGATTGTAGCTACGGGACTTGTGTTCATACTGGTTTATCCCGGAGTCGTGAAGTGGCTGCCAGCCCTCGCAAGCAGATTTGAAAGTCTTTATGCTCCTCTTATTGTCGTATTGTTGCTTGGCGGAATATTCTGGTGGGCAGTCAAGGAACGTCATGGCATAATAGGTACGGCCATGGCCGGTCTCTTATTGGTCATTATCGGTTATTCAACTTACACGATGATTTACATTCGGTCGGGGTTGAATCCGCCGATCGATGAGAATGATCCTGAGACACCGGCAGCGTTTCTAAGCTATCTTAATCGCGAGCAGTACGGTGACAGGGCAATGTTTCCCCGAGTCTGGAAGGGAAATCCTGCATATTCAAGCGAATGGGATTTCTTCTGGGACTATCAGATCAACAAAATGTTCAATAGGTATCTATTGTGGCAGTTTGTTGGTCGTGAAGGTGCGCCGCAGCAGGAGTTTCAGGATGCTGGGGTAGATCCGAAGTATTCCATTCTAAGCTTGTTGAGTTCAAGCCCTGCTGGCATATTGAGGTGGCTGGCGATTCTGACCTGCGCTCCCTTACTACTTGGATTTTGGGGTTTCTTTCACCAATACGGACGGGATCGCAACGGGTGGCTGGTCGTCGCGACCATTTTCTTCATGACCGGCTATGCCATTATCCTGTATTTGAATCAGGATGATCCTCAGCCGCGTGAGCGGGACTACTCCTATGTGGGCGCGTTTTTCGCATTCGCGTTGTGGATAGGATTTGGTGCATATGCAGCTTTGGAATGGGTGTCCAAGAAGCTGAAAGGCTCAAAGCAGGCCGTCATCGGTGCATTGGCACTTCTCTTGATCCTAAGTCCGGGTATACTGCTGGCTCGCAATTACTCCATGAACGACCGTTCAGGCAACGCAGTCGCGTGGGATTACAGCTACAATACATTGATGTCGTGTGCGCCAAACGGAATTTTATTCACGAATGGCGACAATGATACATTTCCTGTATGGTACCTGCAGGAAGTCGAAGGTGTCCGGAAGGATGTTCGAATTGTCAATCTGAGCTTGTTAAATACTGGGTGGTACATAAAGCAGCTTCGTGACCGCGAACCGAAAGTGCCAATCTCGTTTAACGATACGTATATTGACCGGTACATTGATGGTCAAGATGCACAGGCGTTGCTTTCGAGGTACTGGCCGGCGGAAAAACGTCGAGTCGAGCTCAATACACCGCAAGGCAGAATGTCTTGGGATGTGCCGGGCGCAATGTATATTCAGTACAAGCAAGGCGAGTCGAGAGAACCCAACTTCCTTAGGGTTCAGGATCAGATGATTCTGGATATTCTTCGTACGAACTATGATCCTGCGAAAACTGCTAACCCGCGTCCGATTTACTTTTCGGTTACAGTTGCCAATACGAACATGATTGGTTTGCGGGATTATCTGAGCATGGAAGGACTTGTATTCCGGGTTTCTCCAGGTGGCAGTGGCCGAGGAATTGACCATGAAAAGCTGAGAGAGAACATCCTTGTCGTTTTCAAGGACCATTTCCGTGGAATTGATGATCCTTCGGTTCATTTTGATGACAATGTTTCCAAGCTGCTGCAGAACTACCGGTCAGCATTCCTTCAACTTGCCTATCATTACCGATCGACTCCGGATCCGGCAGGTTTCCAGCCACGACAGTTTTCGTCACTTTCAGAGCAACTCGCGAACTTTGATCAGCTTTCCAATCGCGACAAGGCGCTAGCATTAATGCGAAGAATGGATGAACTGATTCCAGAATCGGTTCGACCGATTTCAAATGTCGAATTGTCTCTTCAAATAGGGCGAATGTTTAGCGATCTGGGTGACACGGAGGAGCTTCGGCGCAGGCTCGATTGGGCTGAGCAGCGCAGCGACTTACCATTTGACGCAAGACTGCGAATTGCCGGTTCTTACGCAGGTCAACTGAAGGACAAAGCTCGGGCTGCGGAAATTGCACGCGCATCGCTTGGTGAGAATCCGACTGCCGAGCAGCTTTATTCCGCCGGATCCACAATGTATGGCTCGGAAGCATTTGACATGGCAGCTGAGTTCTTTGAACGGGTTATGCAACTTGATCCGCGTAACGGTCAAGCCGTGGGCGGTTTGCTTCAAAGCTACGAGCGCCTTGGTCAAACTGAGAAGGCAATTACATTACTCGAGAACTGGCTGGTGACTACACCAAATGACGCGAGTGCGCGTCGACGGCTTGAAGATTTGCGCGGTCGTGTCGCTGTTCGTGACACGAATTCCGCGCAGTAG